The sequence below is a genomic window from Candidatus Baltobacteraceae bacterium.
TCACTTGTGCGTAGGACCTCTAAATGGACAATTGCTTGGAATCGCGTCAAAGTTCGCGAAGGTAATCTGCGATGGCGGCGTGTCCGAGATACTCAGCCCAATCCAGCGGCGTACGGTTATAGCGAATATCCTTGATGCTCCGGTCTGCGCCGCGCTCGACCAACAGCCGCACGACCTTCTCTTGGCCCGAGGCCACCGCTTGGTGCAGCGGCGTGGCGTGCGAGTGTGCACCGACAGGACTGAACCGGTTCACGTGAGCGCCGGCGTCCAATAGCAAGGTAACGAGGTCGGCATGACCGTGGTTGGCGGCCACCGCGAGGGCGGCGTCGAGCTGCTCCGCCGTGGCCGTCGCGACCATCGCGCGCGCGTCGTCTATTCTTCCGAGCGCCGCGGCAACCGGAAGATCGAGCGTAGCGCCGCTCTCAAGGAGCGCTTCGACAGCGGCGAACTCGCCGTACAGCGCAGCAATGCGCGCTGCGGGTGTGGGATCCGCACCGTAGCTGCAGAGCAGCGCGACCAAATCGAGCTGAACGCCGTATCGGCGTGCGACAAGGCTCGATGCGACAAGTTCGAGAGCGGAGTCCAGGCCGGCGCGATCGTCGGCCGCTCCGGCATCTAAGATGACTCGTGCGACCACGGCGATGTTCGGCGGAAGCGTTCCATGCCGCGTGGGATTCTCGGCGATAAACTCCAAAAGCGCCGGATTGGTGAAATAGTTCGAGCCGGGAAGGGCGACGTGCTGGCGGACGAGATGGGGATGCCCGTGCAGCCAT
It includes:
- a CDS encoding ankyrin repeat domain-containing protein — protein: MPTKLLPTRPSLDHLKKQAKDLLDAHRAGTMAAAQRIREFHPRFRRANDAEIAKSIFKLSDAQLTIAREYGFPSWPQLKDYIEAPDREDLQAPTHERIKDPAFRHAVELLDAGRAGELRAWLHGHPHLVRQHVALPGSNYFTNPALLEFIAENPTRHGTLPPNIAVVARVILDAGAADDRAGLDSALELVASSLVARRYGVQLDLVALLCSYGADPTPAARIAALYGEFAAVEALLESGATLDLPVAAALGRIDDARAMVATATAEQLDAALAVAANHGHADLVTLLLDAGAHVNRFSPVGAHSHATPLHQAVASGQEKVVRLLVERGADRSIKDIRYNRTPLDWAEYLGHAAIADYLREL